One Amblyomma americanum isolate KBUSLIRL-KWMA chromosome 8, ASM5285725v1, whole genome shotgun sequence DNA window includes the following coding sequences:
- the LOC144101404 gene encoding uncharacterized protein LOC144101404: MNALKTVVFLGLLATAFAGGVGYGYGGLGYGGLGYGGLAYGTGLGHVLGGGLALGHAVAAPAVTAVHHAPAVSYAAPAVAAVHHAPAVSYAAAPAVAVARPAITVARPAFSYAAAPAVSYAAPAVTAVHAAPAVSYAAPAVSYAAVARPAVAVARPAISYAAPAVSYAAPAVAAVHHAPAVSYAAPAVSYAAVARPAVTVARYAAPAVSYAAPAVTAVHHAPAVSYAAPAVSYAAVARPAVAVARPAISYAAPAVSYAAPAVSYAAPAVTVARPAVAAVHAVHAAPAVAAVHAAPALSYGSTFGHVLGGGLAYGHAVAAPAAVATTVHHAAAPVATVGLGYGHGLTYGLGYHGLGYGLGYGYGLGGYNYGLGGYSYALRKKK; this comes from the coding sequence GCTATGGCGGTCTTGCCTACGGCACCGGCCTCGGCCACGTGCTCGGCGGCGGACTCGCCCTCGGACACGCCGTTGCTGCCCCGGCTGTGACCGCTGTCCACCACGCTCCGGCTGTCTCCTACGCCGCCCCCGCCGTGGCCGCTGTCCACCACGCCCCAGCTGTCTCCTACGCTGCGGCTCCAGCTGTGGCTGTCGCCCGCCCGGCTATCACTGTTGCCCGCCCAGCCTTTAGCTACGCCGCGGCTCCCGCCGTCTCTTACGCCGCTCCAGCTGTGACCGCTGTCCACGCCGCTCCGGCTGTCTCCTACGCCGCTCCAGCTGTCTCCTATGCCGCTGTGGCTCGCCCAGCTGTTGCCGTCGCCCGCCCAGCCATCAGCTACGCGGCTCCCGCCGTCTCCTACGCTGCTCCCGCTGTGGCCGCTGTCCACCACGCTCCGGCTGTTTCCTACGCCGCTCCCGCTGTCTCCTACGCCGCTGTTGCCCGCCCAGCTGTCACCGTCGCTCGCTACGCGGCTCCCGCCGTCTCCTACGCTGCTCCCGCCGTGACCGCTGTCCACCACGCTCCGGCTGTTTCCTACGCCGCTCCCGCTGTCTCCTATGCCGCTGTGGCTCGCCCGGCTGTCGCCGTCGCCCGCCCAGCCATCAGCTACGCGGCTCCCGCAGTCTCCTACGCCGCTCCCGCTGTCTCCTACGCCGCTCCCGCCGTGACCGTCGCTCGTCCCGCCGTGGCCGCCGTGCACGCCGTGCACGCTGCTCCCGCTGTCGCCGCTGTCCACGCTGCCCCCGCCCTGAGCTACGGCAGCACCTTCGGACACGTTCTCGGAGGCGGTCTTGCCTACGGCCACGCTGTCGCTGCTCCGGCTGCCGTCGCCACCACTGTGCACCACGCTGCCGCCCCTGTCGCCACCGTCGGCCTCGGCTACGGACACGGCCTTACCTACGGTCTTGGATACCACGGTCTTGGCTACGGCCTCGGCTACGGATACGGTCTCGGAGGCTACAACTATGGCCTTGGCGGCTACAGCTATGCCCTCCGCAAGAAGAAGTAA